A region from the Triplophysa rosa linkage group LG4, Trosa_1v2, whole genome shotgun sequence genome encodes:
- the lgi2b gene encoding LOW QUALITY PROTEIN: leucine-rich repeat LGI family member 2b (The sequence of the model RefSeq protein was modified relative to this genomic sequence to represent the inferred CDS: substituted 1 base at 1 genomic stop codon), giving the protein MDGANAKLSFNRKCVMLTFLFVCSLQLSRSKRIFKCPSGCTCTTDSIICVGSPSIPRSIPSEINSLSIVNCSFPEIQEAMFSLMPSLQLLLLSSNSFSAIKEDAFSGLPHLEYLFIEGNKIEEISKYAFRGLRDVTHLSLANNNIKTLPRGFFSDLRSLIELDLRGNIFHCDCESMWLMLWLKRSNATISDVYCASPSNMKGVLLKDVPEKHSKCVSTDFVQHQIVNTQSMSADIFFHKEDIYVAMAVPNSDSCIIMEWDHIETKFRPFDNITGRSVVGCRSVLINEXAFVIVSQLFDSSLVYRYDQTQNKFTKFQAVEMLNVSKPNDIEVFQIGDDWFLLIVDSSKAGMTTLFKWNETGFYPYQFLHEWYRDTDAEFLDLDGKPVLILVSRSQVPVMFQWNKSTQKFALHYEIPNMDDIASVKAFRINDILYLALACYIGDSKVMRWTGKHFEEVQGFPSRGATVLQPVSFKDQHYLILSSDYSFSHIFRWDEENQKFNKFRDVYVQWPRSFTALSTDQRDFVLASSFKGKTKVFEHILVDYTK; this is encoded by the exons ATGGATGGCGCAAACGCTAAATTGTCTTTCAATCGAAAGTGTGTTATGTTAACTTTTCTGTTCGTTTGTTCATTGCAACTGTCCCGATCAAAGCGAATATTCAAGTGTCCTTCAGGATGCACTTGTACGACAGATTCTATCATTTGCGTCGGTTCGCCTTCCATCCCAAGATCTATACCGAGTGAAATCAACTCTCT gAGTATTGTTAATTGCAGTTTTCCAGAAATCCAGGAGGCTATGTTCTCTCTCATGCCTTCACTGCAGTTACT TCTTCTTAGTTCAAATTCATTCTCTGCCATAAAGGAGGATGCATTCTCTGGGCTTCCCCACCTCGAGTACTT GTTCATTGAGGGTAACAAGATTGAAGAGATAAGCAAATATGCTTTCAGAGGACTTCGCGATGTTACGCATTT ATCGCTGGCaaacaacaatataaaaacactgCCCAGAGGTTTTTTTTCTGATCTGCGCTCTTTAATTGAGCT AGACCTACGAGGGAACATTTTCCATTGTGACTGTGAGTCGATGTGGCTGATGCTCTGGTTAAAAAGATCCAATGCCACAATTTCAGATGTTTACTGTGCCAGTCCATCTAACATGAAGGGTGTCCTTCTAAAAGATGTGCCAGAAAAACACAGCAAATGTGTCTCTACGG ATTTTGTTCAGCATCAGATAGTAAACACCCAATCCATGTCGGCAGACATCTTCTTTCACAAAGAGGATATATACGTTGCGATGGCAGTTCCAAATTCAGACAGCTGCATAATCATGGAATGGGATCATATTGAGACGAAATTCAGACCTTTTGATAACATCACAG GACGCTCTGTCGTTGGCTGCCGGTCTGTTCTGATCAATGAGTAGGCATTTGTCATTGTATCTCAGCTTTTTGACAGCTCCCTTGTATACAGATATGACCAAACGCAGAATAAGTTCACCAAGTTTCAAGCGGTTGAAATGCTCAACGTGTCCAAGCCAAATGACATTGAAGTCTTCCAGATTGGAGATGACTGGTTTTTACTTATTGTGGACAGTTCCAAAGCTGGAATGACCACCCTCTTTAAATGGAATGAGACGGGTTTCTACCCATACCAGTTTCTTCACGAGTGGTACCGTGATACAGACGCAGAATTTTTGGATTTAGATGGCAAGCCTGTCCTCATACTAGTTAGCCGCTCCCAGGTTCCTGTTATGTTCCAGTGGAATAAGAGCACCCAGAAGTTCGCTCTCCATTACGAGATACCGAACATGGATGACATTGCCAGTGTGAAGGCCTTTAGGATTAATGATATTCTCTATCTTGCCCTCGCCTGCTACATTGGTGACTCAAAAGTCATGAGGTGGACGGGCAAACACTTTGAAGAAGTACAGGGCTTCCCTTCACGTGGAGCCACGGTACTGCAGCCTGTCAGCTTCAAAGACCAGCATTATTTAATTCTGAGCAGTGATTACTCTTTTTCTCATATCTTCAGATGGGATGAGGAAAACCAGAAGTTTAACAAGTTCAGGGATGTGTATGTTCAATGGCCACGCTCATTTACCGCACTGTCTACGGACCAGCGTGACTTTGTGCTAGCCAGTAGCTTCAAAGGCAAAACCAAAGTGTTTGAACATATTTTGGTTGATTATACCAAATGA
- the si:dkey-117m1.4 gene encoding uncharacterized protein si:dkey-117m1.4 isoform X1: MAEIVRSLFDYREPPTLDSDGESSKPPLPRGRGCGRKRKGTPVKVCDRVFATEDEEESTLEHSYGPEKGDSKETHNRERAPATDGPYYETQSAQLCAGEMGEEGTSGGRGAVSYPLPPNCRIREVHCGNQVRLIVIAIRDIAKGEEITVDYSLTEWGENAAGFHSTVPSNSLECSSDHENQVKKLKEEESGPVPLSVSEYLTPSWSLSPSSSPLSHSEPSDSAHDSDDASAEPRMPTAQRRKKHKASQATRAKEIPVQQPPSHPPSFPLSLSPSSLQSTAPSRPVFKCPAPAGVPANSVSVSVGRGQSSVAEKQRCIYCRRHFRSLQRHMDKHHAHQPDMQSALNQAHSTFLQNSPPLSSSSSNNFQCPQRVEVGKPQSPPTSSLSPVRKSPALSSPTRKSPAPPPTTPPRREGVPVSVLKRSPPTPATPPRKGGRKIKKEKEDVKVSEKTKATEVPTLALVEQLKEAESKPLKEEREENEGDDESGVEDKNDLSSLCRPHMLPLLSSLSSLVLYLRQLQHSAFISLTRSPQSAEAWRLLCHSSLALLILYNRRRECEVSKLTIFEYQARITPQSPSPVPPGTPPALTPLEASLSPFERMVLPHLPRVGVQGKRGRVQPLILPPHSEACLEMLLLTRAGVGIDPQNPYVFARPYHSPATPLRGTDLLRSLARSSGTQHSRALTQTRLRRQVAILTQLLLLSEGEEEGERGAATQRLESFLEKEYHVTQSCTTIGQDPGLMGLIGRVVLCGERDGVLFRGMSLHHICLELDVLSGNSADSLSEESDVEQSKAKPETTSPTTTVTMKKTTVNSKSPRPKKMNSSTPISAGRKRTSGQPKPGKRGVLKRPWSEAERAAVESHLVRNIMELRVPAKADCERCLELCPLLVSNRRDWRAVKFYCHNRIQLLKKTQQRLGPPAVSVC, encoded by the exons ACGTGGATGTGGAAGAAAAAGGAAGGGGACGCCAGTGAAGGTGTGCGACCGAGTCTTTGCTACAGAGGATGAGGAGGAGAGCACGTTGGAGCACAGCTACGGACCGGAGAAag GTGATAGTAAGGAAACAcacaacagagagagagcgccTGCTACTGACGGGCCGTACTATGAAACACAATCTGCTCAGCTGTG TGCAGGTGAGATGGGTGAAGAGGGCACTAGCGGAGGAAGGGGAGCTGTGTCGTACCCCCTGCCGCCGAACTGCCGCATTCGTGAGGTGCATTGTGGCAATCAAGTGCGACTGATCGTTATAGCGATCCGTGACATCGCTAAGGGGGAGGAGATCACAGTGGACTACAGTTTAACAGAGTGGGGAGAAAATGCTGCG GGTTTCCATAGCACTGTGCCGTCAAATAGCTTGGAGTGCAGCTCTGACCACGAAAACCAAGTTAAGAAGCTAAAg GAGGAGGAATCCGGCCCAGTGCCTCTTTCTGTTTCAGAATACCTCACACCTTCATGgtctctctcaccctcttcttctcctctctctcactctgagCCCAGCGACTCAGCCCACGACTCTGACGATGCCAGTGCTGAGCCGCGTATGCCGACAGCCCAACGCCGCAAGAAGCACAAAGCCTCTCAGGCCACACGCGCTAAGGAAATCCCAGTTCAGCAACCTCCCAGCCATCCTCCCTCAtttcctctctcgctctctccgtCCTCGCTGCAGTCTACTGCTCCCTCCAGACCTGTATTTAAGTGCCCGGCGCCTGCAGGAGTTCCCGCTAACAGTGTCAGTGTGTCAGTGGGTCGTGGGCAGAGCTCCGTGGCAGAGAAACAGCGCTGCATTTACTGTCGCCGTCACTTCCGATCTCTCCAACGCCATATGGACAAACACCACGCCCACCAGCCGGACATGCAGTCTGCCCTGAATCAAGCGCACAGCACCTTTTTACAGAATTCCCCCCCATTATCATCATCTTCCAGTAATAATTTCCAATGTCCCCAACGTGTGGAGGTTGGAAAACCACAATCACCTCCCACTTCTTCTTTATCACCTGTTAGAAAAAGCCCTGCACTCTCAAGCCCTACTCGCAAAAGTCCTGCCCCGCCCCCAACGACCCCGCCCAGAAGAGAAGGTGTTCCAGTGTCGGTATTAAAAAGGAGCCCACCCACTCCAGCTACTCCCCCCAGGAAAGGAGgacgaaaaataaaaaaagagaaagaggacGTAAAGGTTTCAGAGAAGACAAAGGCAACGGAAGTGCCCACTCTAGCATTGGTGGAGCAGTTGAAGGAGGCGGAGTCAAAACCTTTAaaggaggagagagaagagaatgaAGGAGACGACGAAAGTGGAGTGGAGGATAAGAATGACCTGTCGAG TCTGTGTCGTCCCCACATGCTCCCGctgctctcctctctctcctctctggtGTTATACCTGCGACAGCTACAGCACTCTGCCTTCATCTCGCTCACCCGCTCGCCGCAGTCAGCAGAGGCCTGGCGACTCCTGTGTCACTCCAGCCTGGCTCTCCTCATCCTCTACAACCGTCGTCGCGAATGCGAAGTCTCCAAACTCACCATCTTCGAGTACCAGGCCCGCATCACACCCCAGTCTCCCAGTCCCGTGCCACCTGGGACGCCACCGGCCCTCACCCCTCTCGAGGCCTCTCTCTCACCCTTTGAGCGGATGGTCCTCCCCCATCTTCCTCGCGTCGGGGTCCAGGGGAAGCGTGGCCGTGTGCAGCCGCTTATTCTTCCACCACACTCTGAAGCATGTCTGGAGATGCTGTTGCTGACGCGTGCTGGCGTGGGCATCGACCCCCAGAACCCCTATGTCTTTGCCCGGCCATATCATTCGCCAGCCACCCCCCTGCGAGGGACAGACTTACTGCGCAGCCTGGCCCGGTCCAGCGGTACACAGCACTCGCGGGCATTGACGCAGACCCGTCTTCGCAGGCAAGTGGCGATACTTACGCAGCTGCTGTTGTTAAGTGAAGGCGAGGAGGAAGGGGAGCGCGGGGCGGCCACACAGAGATTAGAAAGTTTCTTGGAGAAGGAATATCACGTGACGCAGAGCTGCACCACCATTGGCCAGGACCCAGGGCTGATGGGTCTGATCGGACGGGTGGTGCTATGCGGAGAGAGAGATGGTGTCTTGTTTCGAGGAATGAGTTTGCATCACATCTGTCTGGAGTTAGATG TGTTGTCAGGAAACTCTGCAGACTCTCTGTCAGAGGAGTCCGATGTTGAGCAGAGTAAAGCAAAACCAGAGACGACTTCTCCAACCACCACTGTCACGATGAAGAAAACCACAGTCAACAGCAAATCTCCCCGACCCAAGAAGATGAACAGCAGCACCCCCATCTCAGCAGGACGCAAAAGAACATCAGGACAGCCCAAACCTG GTAAACGTGGTGTGCTGAAGCGGCCTTGGTCTGAGGCAGAGCGGGCGGCCGTGGAGTCCCACCTGGTACGTAACATTATGGAGCTGCGCGTGCCCGCCAAAGCTGACTGCGAACGCTGTCTGGAGCTCTGCCCCCTGCTGGTCTCTAACCGCCGGGATTGGAGGGCTGTTAAATTCTACTGTCACAATCGTATCCAACTGTTAAAGAAAACCCAGCAGAGACTGGGTCCGCCCGCCGTGTCCGTCTGCTGA
- the si:dkey-117m1.4 gene encoding uncharacterized protein si:dkey-117m1.4 isoform X2 produces the protein MRRRARWSTATDRRKVIVRKHTTERERLLLTGRTMKHNLLSCGEMGEEGTSGGRGAVSYPLPPNCRIREVHCGNQVRLIVIAIRDIAKGEEITVDYSLTEWGENAAGFHSTVPSNSLECSSDHENQVKKLKEEESGPVPLSVSEYLTPSWSLSPSSSPLSHSEPSDSAHDSDDASAEPRMPTAQRRKKHKASQATRAKEIPVQQPPSHPPSFPLSLSPSSLQSTAPSRPVFKCPAPAGVPANSVSVSVGRGQSSVAEKQRCIYCRRHFRSLQRHMDKHHAHQPDMQSALNQAHSTFLQNSPPLSSSSSNNFQCPQRVEVGKPQSPPTSSLSPVRKSPALSSPTRKSPAPPPTTPPRREGVPVSVLKRSPPTPATPPRKGGRKIKKEKEDVKVSEKTKATEVPTLALVEQLKEAESKPLKEEREENEGDDESGVEDKNDLSSLCRPHMLPLLSSLSSLVLYLRQLQHSAFISLTRSPQSAEAWRLLCHSSLALLILYNRRRECEVSKLTIFEYQARITPQSPSPVPPGTPPALTPLEASLSPFERMVLPHLPRVGVQGKRGRVQPLILPPHSEACLEMLLLTRAGVGIDPQNPYVFARPYHSPATPLRGTDLLRSLARSSGTQHSRALTQTRLRRQVAILTQLLLLSEGEEEGERGAATQRLESFLEKEYHVTQSCTTIGQDPGLMGLIGRVVLCGERDGVLFRGMSLHHICLELDVLSGNSADSLSEESDVEQSKAKPETTSPTTTVTMKKTTVNSKSPRPKKMNSSTPISAGRKRTSGQPKPGKRGVLKRPWSEAERAAVESHLVRNIMELRVPAKADCERCLELCPLLVSNRRDWRAVKFYCHNRIQLLKKTQQRLGPPAVSVC, from the exons ATGAGGAGGAGAGCACGTTGGAGCACAGCTACGGACCGGAGAAag GTGATAGTAAGGAAACAcacaacagagagagagcgccTGCTACTGACGGGCCGTACTATGAAACACAATCTGCTCAGCTGTG GTGAGATGGGTGAAGAGGGCACTAGCGGAGGAAGGGGAGCTGTGTCGTACCCCCTGCCGCCGAACTGCCGCATTCGTGAGGTGCATTGTGGCAATCAAGTGCGACTGATCGTTATAGCGATCCGTGACATCGCTAAGGGGGAGGAGATCACAGTGGACTACAGTTTAACAGAGTGGGGAGAAAATGCTGCG GGTTTCCATAGCACTGTGCCGTCAAATAGCTTGGAGTGCAGCTCTGACCACGAAAACCAAGTTAAGAAGCTAAAg GAGGAGGAATCCGGCCCAGTGCCTCTTTCTGTTTCAGAATACCTCACACCTTCATGgtctctctcaccctcttcttctcctctctctcactctgagCCCAGCGACTCAGCCCACGACTCTGACGATGCCAGTGCTGAGCCGCGTATGCCGACAGCCCAACGCCGCAAGAAGCACAAAGCCTCTCAGGCCACACGCGCTAAGGAAATCCCAGTTCAGCAACCTCCCAGCCATCCTCCCTCAtttcctctctcgctctctccgtCCTCGCTGCAGTCTACTGCTCCCTCCAGACCTGTATTTAAGTGCCCGGCGCCTGCAGGAGTTCCCGCTAACAGTGTCAGTGTGTCAGTGGGTCGTGGGCAGAGCTCCGTGGCAGAGAAACAGCGCTGCATTTACTGTCGCCGTCACTTCCGATCTCTCCAACGCCATATGGACAAACACCACGCCCACCAGCCGGACATGCAGTCTGCCCTGAATCAAGCGCACAGCACCTTTTTACAGAATTCCCCCCCATTATCATCATCTTCCAGTAATAATTTCCAATGTCCCCAACGTGTGGAGGTTGGAAAACCACAATCACCTCCCACTTCTTCTTTATCACCTGTTAGAAAAAGCCCTGCACTCTCAAGCCCTACTCGCAAAAGTCCTGCCCCGCCCCCAACGACCCCGCCCAGAAGAGAAGGTGTTCCAGTGTCGGTATTAAAAAGGAGCCCACCCACTCCAGCTACTCCCCCCAGGAAAGGAGgacgaaaaataaaaaaagagaaagaggacGTAAAGGTTTCAGAGAAGACAAAGGCAACGGAAGTGCCCACTCTAGCATTGGTGGAGCAGTTGAAGGAGGCGGAGTCAAAACCTTTAaaggaggagagagaagagaatgaAGGAGACGACGAAAGTGGAGTGGAGGATAAGAATGACCTGTCGAG TCTGTGTCGTCCCCACATGCTCCCGctgctctcctctctctcctctctggtGTTATACCTGCGACAGCTACAGCACTCTGCCTTCATCTCGCTCACCCGCTCGCCGCAGTCAGCAGAGGCCTGGCGACTCCTGTGTCACTCCAGCCTGGCTCTCCTCATCCTCTACAACCGTCGTCGCGAATGCGAAGTCTCCAAACTCACCATCTTCGAGTACCAGGCCCGCATCACACCCCAGTCTCCCAGTCCCGTGCCACCTGGGACGCCACCGGCCCTCACCCCTCTCGAGGCCTCTCTCTCACCCTTTGAGCGGATGGTCCTCCCCCATCTTCCTCGCGTCGGGGTCCAGGGGAAGCGTGGCCGTGTGCAGCCGCTTATTCTTCCACCACACTCTGAAGCATGTCTGGAGATGCTGTTGCTGACGCGTGCTGGCGTGGGCATCGACCCCCAGAACCCCTATGTCTTTGCCCGGCCATATCATTCGCCAGCCACCCCCCTGCGAGGGACAGACTTACTGCGCAGCCTGGCCCGGTCCAGCGGTACACAGCACTCGCGGGCATTGACGCAGACCCGTCTTCGCAGGCAAGTGGCGATACTTACGCAGCTGCTGTTGTTAAGTGAAGGCGAGGAGGAAGGGGAGCGCGGGGCGGCCACACAGAGATTAGAAAGTTTCTTGGAGAAGGAATATCACGTGACGCAGAGCTGCACCACCATTGGCCAGGACCCAGGGCTGATGGGTCTGATCGGACGGGTGGTGCTATGCGGAGAGAGAGATGGTGTCTTGTTTCGAGGAATGAGTTTGCATCACATCTGTCTGGAGTTAGATG TGTTGTCAGGAAACTCTGCAGACTCTCTGTCAGAGGAGTCCGATGTTGAGCAGAGTAAAGCAAAACCAGAGACGACTTCTCCAACCACCACTGTCACGATGAAGAAAACCACAGTCAACAGCAAATCTCCCCGACCCAAGAAGATGAACAGCAGCACCCCCATCTCAGCAGGACGCAAAAGAACATCAGGACAGCCCAAACCTG GTAAACGTGGTGTGCTGAAGCGGCCTTGGTCTGAGGCAGAGCGGGCGGCCGTGGAGTCCCACCTGGTACGTAACATTATGGAGCTGCGCGTGCCCGCCAAAGCTGACTGCGAACGCTGTCTGGAGCTCTGCCCCCTGCTGGTCTCTAACCGCCGGGATTGGAGGGCTGTTAAATTCTACTGTCACAATCGTATCCAACTGTTAAAGAAAACCCAGCAGAGACTGGGTCCGCCCGCCGTGTCCGTCTGCTGA
- the cdk2ap2 gene encoding cyclin-dependent kinase 2-associated protein 2, with protein MSYKPIAPAPTSSNHTPPGSCGSSPSLPSSSNFRPAFSDFGPPSMGFVQPVKVSQGSTYSELLSVIEEMSREIRPTYAGSKSAMERLKRGIIHARALVRECLAETERSART; from the exons ATGAGTTACAAGCCGATCGCCCCCGCACCCACCAGCTCCAACCACACACCACCAG GATCCTGTGGCTCCTCTCCATCGCTACCATCCTCTTCAAACTTTAGACCAGCATTCAGTGACTTTGGTCCACCATCAATGGGCTTTGTACAA CCAGTTAAAGTGTCCCAGGGATCCACCTACAGTgagctgctctctgtcattgaggAGATGAGCCGTGAAATACGGCCTACCTACGCTGGCAGCAAAAGTGCCATGGAGAGACTAAAGAGAG gTATCATTCATGCACGTGCCCTTGTCAGGGAGTGTCTAGCAGAGACAGAGCGAAGTGCTCGCACATAA
- the ccdc149b gene encoding coiled-coil domain-containing protein 149-B isoform X2 — translation MNPSRRSESDWQGLVNEFLVCKRKLESKKEALLILSKELDTCQQERDQFKLMANQLRERHQGLKKKYRELIDGDPSLPPEKRNQVNLAQLLRDSREQNKQLYEEMKELNQRLAEVQGDNKLLRMTIAKQRLGDEEVGARHFPAHEREDLVQQLERAREQNEALEQSLKAATDELQDVRAERNVYQDKAQRLNVEINHILGSHDNRILDIDALCMENRYLHERLMQLQEEVSLLKSNVMKYKSALESKKNCKVYGKANSTALTGVLSAKQVQELLLSEENGCSLPVTSQSISDLKSLATALLETIHEKNMVIQHQRQTNKILGNRVAELERKLKTLEVSGLWSLPGRKAIIVLSDSQHVQSTTEQSVHLTPESMGDEEIVTGEEVTEDTALSTDFEAVAVEVNQTHDHFNSSYSVSQPPQCGKPVESIPSLETTECKTLGCCDSQNPVCLSEMGAEECEFQARQCDEDLVSRRHQLMHTEEPFINSEEEGVENDVCVHSEEGLDIQEPLERNLPLTSETCGNFHSLSESVPRTPDQQKERSDSEETECASSNSSPSQKPSEQE, via the exons ATGAACCCTTCTAGAAGAAGCGAAAGTGATTGGCAAGGTTTGGTGAACGAG TTCCTGGTGTGCAAGAGAAAGCTGGAGAGTAAAAAGGAGGCACTGCTGATCTTATCAAAAGAGCTGGACACCTGCCAGCAGGAACGGGATCAGTTCAAACTGATGGCAAACCAGCTTCGGGAGCGCCACCAAGGGCtgaagaaaaaatacagagagctCATA GACGGTGACCCCTCTCTGCCACCTGAAAAAAGAAACCAA GTCAATCTGGCCCAGTTGCTGAGAGACTCAAGAGAACAGAACAAACAGCTGTATGAAGAAATGAAGGAGCTGAATCAACGTTTAGCAGAGGTGCAGGGTGATAACAAG CTGCTGAGGATGACCATCGCAAAGCAGCGTCTAGGGGACGAGGAGGTAGGGGCGCGTCACTTTCCAGCCCATGAGAGAGAAGATCTTGTTCAGCAGTTAGAGAGAGCTCGAGAACAG AATGAAGCGCTGGAACAGAGCTTAAAGGCAGCCACGGATGAACTTCAGGATGTAAGAGCAGAGCGTAATGTGTACCAAGACAAAGCCCAGAGGCTAAATGTGGAAATTAACCACATCCTGGGTAGCCATGACAACCGCATCCTGGATATAGATGCTCTGTGTATGGAGAACAG ATATCTGCATGAAAGGCTGATGCAGCTTCAGGAGGAGGTCAGCCTCCTTAAATCAAATGTCATGAAGTACAAG AGTGCTTTAGAGAGCAAGAAGAACTGCAAAGTGTATGGCAAAGCAAACAGCACTGCTCTCACAGGTGTGCTCTCTGCCAAACAAG TACAAGAGCTGTTGCTGTCTGAAGAGAATGGCTGCAGTCTTCCGGTCACTTCTCAGTCCATCAGTGACCTGAAGTCTCTGGCCACTGCACTGCTGGAGACCATTCACGAGAAAAATATGGTCATTCAGCACCAGCGGCAAACCAACAA GATCCTGGGAAACCGGGTTGCAGAACTGGAGAGGAAGTTAAAAACATTGGAAGTATCTGGGTTGTGGAGTCTGCCAG GAAGGAAAGCAATTATTGTTCTAAGTGACTCCCAGCATGTCCAATCCACCACCGAACAGTCAGTACACTTAACACCAGAGTCAATGG GAGATGAAGAGATTGTCACTGGAGAGGAGGTCACAGAAGACACCGCGCTCAGTACAGACTTTGAAGCTGTTGCAGTCGAGGTGAATCAAACACATGATCATTTTAACTCTTCGTATTCTGTCTCACAGCCTCCACAATGCGGTAAACCAGTCGAAAGCATTCCGTCTCTGGAGACGACAGAGTGTAAAACTCTCGGCTGTTGTGACTCTCAGAACCCTGTATGTCTCTCTGAGATGGGGGCAGAAGAATGTGAGTTTCAAGCAAGACAATGTGATGAAGATCTGGTAAGCCGTAGACATCAGCTCATGCACACAGAAGAGCCTTTCATAAATTCAGAAGAGGAAGGTGTGGAAAATGATGTTTGTGTTCATTCTGAGGAGGGCCTTGATATTCAAGAGCCATTAGAGCGCAACCTGCCATTGACATCAGAAACTTGTGGCAATTTTCACTCACTTTCTGAGTCTGTGCCGCGTACACCAGACCAGCAAAAAGAGCGATCGGACAGTGAAGAAACCGAATGTGCTTCCTCAAACTCAAGTCCTTCTCAGAAGCCGTCGGAACAGGAATGA
- the ccdc149b gene encoding coiled-coil domain-containing protein 149-B isoform X1: protein MNPSRRSESDWQGLVNEFLVCKRKLESKKEALLILSKELDTCQQERDQFKLMANQLRERHQGLKKKYRELIDGDPSLPPEKRNQVNLAQLLRDSREQNKQLYEEMKELNQRLAEVQGDNKLLRMTIAKQRLGDEEVGARHFPAHEREDLVQQLERAREQNEALEQSLKAATDELQDVRAERNVYQDKAQRLNVEINHILGSHDNRILDIDALCMENRYLHERLMQLQEEVSLLKSNVMKYKSALESKKNCKVYGKANSTALTGVLSAKQVQELLLSEENGCSLPVTSQSISDLKSLATALLETIHEKNMVIQHQRQTNKILGNRVAELERKLKTLEVSGLWSLPGITYNVSLGLGRRKAIIVLSDSQHVQSTTEQSVHLTPESMGDEEIVTGEEVTEDTALSTDFEAVAVEVNQTHDHFNSSYSVSQPPQCGKPVESIPSLETTECKTLGCCDSQNPVCLSEMGAEECEFQARQCDEDLVSRRHQLMHTEEPFINSEEEGVENDVCVHSEEGLDIQEPLERNLPLTSETCGNFHSLSESVPRTPDQQKERSDSEETECASSNSSPSQKPSEQE, encoded by the exons ATGAACCCTTCTAGAAGAAGCGAAAGTGATTGGCAAGGTTTGGTGAACGAG TTCCTGGTGTGCAAGAGAAAGCTGGAGAGTAAAAAGGAGGCACTGCTGATCTTATCAAAAGAGCTGGACACCTGCCAGCAGGAACGGGATCAGTTCAAACTGATGGCAAACCAGCTTCGGGAGCGCCACCAAGGGCtgaagaaaaaatacagagagctCATA GACGGTGACCCCTCTCTGCCACCTGAAAAAAGAAACCAA GTCAATCTGGCCCAGTTGCTGAGAGACTCAAGAGAACAGAACAAACAGCTGTATGAAGAAATGAAGGAGCTGAATCAACGTTTAGCAGAGGTGCAGGGTGATAACAAG CTGCTGAGGATGACCATCGCAAAGCAGCGTCTAGGGGACGAGGAGGTAGGGGCGCGTCACTTTCCAGCCCATGAGAGAGAAGATCTTGTTCAGCAGTTAGAGAGAGCTCGAGAACAG AATGAAGCGCTGGAACAGAGCTTAAAGGCAGCCACGGATGAACTTCAGGATGTAAGAGCAGAGCGTAATGTGTACCAAGACAAAGCCCAGAGGCTAAATGTGGAAATTAACCACATCCTGGGTAGCCATGACAACCGCATCCTGGATATAGATGCTCTGTGTATGGAGAACAG ATATCTGCATGAAAGGCTGATGCAGCTTCAGGAGGAGGTCAGCCTCCTTAAATCAAATGTCATGAAGTACAAG AGTGCTTTAGAGAGCAAGAAGAACTGCAAAGTGTATGGCAAAGCAAACAGCACTGCTCTCACAGGTGTGCTCTCTGCCAAACAAG TACAAGAGCTGTTGCTGTCTGAAGAGAATGGCTGCAGTCTTCCGGTCACTTCTCAGTCCATCAGTGACCTGAAGTCTCTGGCCACTGCACTGCTGGAGACCATTCACGAGAAAAATATGGTCATTCAGCACCAGCGGCAAACCAACAA GATCCTGGGAAACCGGGTTGCAGAACTGGAGAGGAAGTTAAAAACATTGGAAGTATCTGGGTTGTGGAGTCTGCCAG GCATCACCTACAATGTGTCTCTTGGATTAGGGA GAAGGAAAGCAATTATTGTTCTAAGTGACTCCCAGCATGTCCAATCCACCACCGAACAGTCAGTACACTTAACACCAGAGTCAATGG GAGATGAAGAGATTGTCACTGGAGAGGAGGTCACAGAAGACACCGCGCTCAGTACAGACTTTGAAGCTGTTGCAGTCGAGGTGAATCAAACACATGATCATTTTAACTCTTCGTATTCTGTCTCACAGCCTCCACAATGCGGTAAACCAGTCGAAAGCATTCCGTCTCTGGAGACGACAGAGTGTAAAACTCTCGGCTGTTGTGACTCTCAGAACCCTGTATGTCTCTCTGAGATGGGGGCAGAAGAATGTGAGTTTCAAGCAAGACAATGTGATGAAGATCTGGTAAGCCGTAGACATCAGCTCATGCACACAGAAGAGCCTTTCATAAATTCAGAAGAGGAAGGTGTGGAAAATGATGTTTGTGTTCATTCTGAGGAGGGCCTTGATATTCAAGAGCCATTAGAGCGCAACCTGCCATTGACATCAGAAACTTGTGGCAATTTTCACTCACTTTCTGAGTCTGTGCCGCGTACACCAGACCAGCAAAAAGAGCGATCGGACAGTGAAGAAACCGAATGTGCTTCCTCAAACTCAAGTCCTTCTCAGAAGCCGTCGGAACAGGAATGA